A stretch of Lathyrus oleraceus cultivar Zhongwan6 chromosome 6, CAAS_Psat_ZW6_1.0, whole genome shotgun sequence DNA encodes these proteins:
- the LOC127093391 gene encoding heat stress transcription factor A-3 isoform X1, with the protein MNPNDEKNSPKFSTPLSSSLDPSSMVEFDASVPVPMPMPMPMPMECLLMNNTVPPFLSKTFDLVDEPCLNPIISWSCNGASFVVWDPLEFARIILPRHFKHNNFSSFVRQLNTYGFRKIDTDKWEFFNESFQKGKKHLLKNIQRRRSSQSQQVGNHVGSSSDAGKFGAEVEIERLKKERSVLMQEVVDLQQQQRKTARRAGNVNQRLQSAEQRQKQMVSFLAKLFQNPDFLARLKQKKEQKDIESPRVRRKLVKQHQNEALSQVSIEHTPRYLSHDLAKEMSAGEDFTSKIENISLDEYAAMHDILSSNSETIIGEGSSSFGVDEQFFKGKNIISPNEEAITENFEGFHEFQSLGTESIIKQEDIWGPSCGNEMWGNPMNYGVITSDMTETDMWDIGFGSLGIDKWPGDESPFDEIDSQAGKPKDY; encoded by the exons ATGAATCCAAATGATGAGAAAAACTCTCCCAAGTTTTCAACTCCTTTGAGCTCCTCCTTGGATCCTTCTTCGATGGTGGAGTTTGATGCATCAGTGCCTGTGCCTATGCCTATGCCTATGCCTATGCCTATGGAGTGTTTGCTAATGAACAACACTGTTCCTCCATTTCTTTCAAAAACATTCGATTTAGTGGATGAACCTTGTTTGAATCCGATTATATCATGGAGTTGTAATGGTGCTAGCTTCGTTGTGTGGGACCCTTTAGAGTTTGCTAGAATCATTTTGCCTCGACATTTCAAACACAACAATTTCTCCAGTTTTGTTCGTCAGCTTAATACTTAT GGGTTCCGAAAGATTGACACCGACAAATGGGAGTTTTTCAATGAAAGTTTCCAGAAAGGGAAGAAGCACTTACTGAAGAACATTCAAAGGCGCCGGTCGTCTCAATCTCAACAAGTTGGTAACCATGTTGGATCGTCTTCTGATGCAG GGAAATTTGGAGCCGAGGTTGAGATAGaaagattgaagaaggaaaggaGTGTCTTAATGCAAGAAGTGGTCGATTTGCAGCAGCAACAGCGAAAAACGGCTCGTCGTGCAGGAAATGTGAATCAAAGGCTTCAATCTGCTGAGCAAAGGCAGAAACAAATGGTTTCCTTCTTAGCCAAGTTATTTCAAAATCCAGACTTTTTAGCGCGGCTTAAGCAGAAGAAGGAACAAAAAGATATAGAATCTCCAAGAGTCAGAAGGAAGCTTGTTAAGCAACATCAAAATGAAGCACTAAGTCAAGTTTCCATTGAACACACTCCTCGCTATCTTTCGCATGATTTAGCTAAAGAAATGAGTGCAGGTGAAGATTTTACTTCTAAAATCGAGAATATTTCCTTAGATGAATATGCTGCAATGCATGATATTTTGTCAAGTAATTCAGAAACCATTATTGGTGAAGGATCATCAAGCTTTGGAGTCGATGAACAATTTTTCAAAGGGAAAAATATTATTAGTCCAAATGAAGAAGCTATAACTGAGAATTTTGAAGGGTTTCATGAGTTTCAATCTCTTGGGACAGAGAGTATTATCAAGCAAGAAGACATATGGGGTCCAAGCTGTGGGAATGAGATGTGGGGAAATCCTATGAATTATGGAGTTATTACAAGTGACATGACAGAGACAGATATGTGGGATATTGGTTTTGGAAGTTTGGGTATTGATAAGTGGCCAGGTGATGAATCTCCTTTTGATGAGATTGATAGTCAAGCTGGTAAGCCAAAAGATTATTAG
- the LOC127093391 gene encoding heat stress transcription factor A-3 isoform X2, with protein MVEFDASVPVPMPMPMPMPMECLLMNNTVPPFLSKTFDLVDEPCLNPIISWSCNGASFVVWDPLEFARIILPRHFKHNNFSSFVRQLNTYGFRKIDTDKWEFFNESFQKGKKHLLKNIQRRRSSQSQQVGNHVGSSSDAAGKFGAEVEIERLKKERSVLMQEVVDLQQQQRKTARRAGNVNQRLQSAEQRQKQMVSFLAKLFQNPDFLARLKQKKEQKDIESPRVRRKLVKQHQNEALSQVSIEHTPRYLSHDLAKEMSAGEDFTSKIENISLDEYAAMHDILSSNSETIIGEGSSSFGVDEQFFKGKNIISPNEEAITENFEGFHEFQSLGTESIIKQEDIWGPSCGNEMWGNPMNYGVITSDMTETDMWDIGFGSLGIDKWPGDESPFDEIDSQAGKPKDY; from the exons ATGGTGGAGTTTGATGCATCAGTGCCTGTGCCTATGCCTATGCCTATGCCTATGCCTATGGAGTGTTTGCTAATGAACAACACTGTTCCTCCATTTCTTTCAAAAACATTCGATTTAGTGGATGAACCTTGTTTGAATCCGATTATATCATGGAGTTGTAATGGTGCTAGCTTCGTTGTGTGGGACCCTTTAGAGTTTGCTAGAATCATTTTGCCTCGACATTTCAAACACAACAATTTCTCCAGTTTTGTTCGTCAGCTTAATACTTAT GGGTTCCGAAAGATTGACACCGACAAATGGGAGTTTTTCAATGAAAGTTTCCAGAAAGGGAAGAAGCACTTACTGAAGAACATTCAAAGGCGCCGGTCGTCTCAATCTCAACAAGTTGGTAACCATGTTGGATCGTCTTCTGATGCAG CAGGGAAATTTGGAGCCGAGGTTGAGATAGaaagattgaagaaggaaaggaGTGTCTTAATGCAAGAAGTGGTCGATTTGCAGCAGCAACAGCGAAAAACGGCTCGTCGTGCAGGAAATGTGAATCAAAGGCTTCAATCTGCTGAGCAAAGGCAGAAACAAATGGTTTCCTTCTTAGCCAAGTTATTTCAAAATCCAGACTTTTTAGCGCGGCTTAAGCAGAAGAAGGAACAAAAAGATATAGAATCTCCAAGAGTCAGAAGGAAGCTTGTTAAGCAACATCAAAATGAAGCACTAAGTCAAGTTTCCATTGAACACACTCCTCGCTATCTTTCGCATGATTTAGCTAAAGAAATGAGTGCAGGTGAAGATTTTACTTCTAAAATCGAGAATATTTCCTTAGATGAATATGCTGCAATGCATGATATTTTGTCAAGTAATTCAGAAACCATTATTGGTGAAGGATCATCAAGCTTTGGAGTCGATGAACAATTTTTCAAAGGGAAAAATATTATTAGTCCAAATGAAGAAGCTATAACTGAGAATTTTGAAGGGTTTCATGAGTTTCAATCTCTTGGGACAGAGAGTATTATCAAGCAAGAAGACATATGGGGTCCAAGCTGTGGGAATGAGATGTGGGGAAATCCTATGAATTATGGAGTTATTACAAGTGACATGACAGAGACAGATATGTGGGATATTGGTTTTGGAAGTTTGGGTATTGATAAGTGGCCAGGTGATGAATCTCCTTTTGATGAGATTGATAGTCAAGCTGGTAAGCCAAAAGATTATTAG